From the Methanobacterium sp. BAmetb5 genome, the window TTAAAAAGAGAATATAAAAAATTAGAGGAAGGGAATAATAAATTCCCGGAGTTATATGTTAATATCGGGATCAGTTAGATTTACTCCATGACCATAATCTCGTCCTGTATTTCCTCGGAGCCAATCTTCACTGGGGTTGCTTTTTGCATATAATGATCAAATAACCGGTTACCCCAGGAAATGGCTTCTTCACCCTTGCTGATCAGAGCTATGTTGAGATCGTAGGTTCCGTCAGTTGAGAATAATCCCATTGCAATGAAATTGTCTCCGGTGGTTAGTGAGATTTTTACATCTTCATCAATTTTCATCAACTGCAGATTACCATCCTTTATCCATTTTCCCAGTTTATCTTCCCCCACATTTTCCACCAGTTTATCCAGAATTCCTTCGGTCATGATAAGCTGAACATTTCCGTTTTTCTCCAGTGTTTCCAGGAATGTTTGGATACTGGAGGGGTTGTACACTGAAGTGAGTTGTTTAAAGTTCCGGCTTTTGGATAAAAACTCTGAAAAGACTTCCTGTGGCCTCATTATATTGGTGCTAGTTGATTTCACAATGAATGATTTTTCCAGGCAACCTATGTCCTTGAAGAGTTCTGGGGGGATGCAACTGATGTCATGGTTAAGGAATAGGCCTTCACACAGGTTCAAGGAGTAGAAAGACCTCATTACATCAATTAACTTGTTGGCTACCACTTCTCCAGTCTGGGACAGGGAGTAGTTTCCTGATTCTCGGAAGATGAAATTTTTCTGCTCCAGCTGGTTCATTCCGTGCAGAATAGTAGAGGAACTTAGATGGATCTCCTTACGTAGATCTGCCAGATTCTTGGATCCGCTCCTTAAACTGATTAATATCTTTGCCCGGACGTCCGAGGCTATGAAAAATTTCATATCATCCTTTACTTGCTCGTATAGTTCAAACATATAATCCATTTCAATTCCACCTTTTTTTTGGTAAGGGGATTTTAATAATAATGTATGAGTTTAGGTTAAGACTTTCATTATTGATTTAGGTGAACTTAATTTTAGTTGCTATATCATATGGATAGTAAAGATTAATAAATATTGGCCTTGTAAGTGTTATATAAAGATAGATTAGAAGTAGTAAAATTGATTATTAGTAACCATATCACCATATTTGCCAATAATCACAGATTTATTCAAAATAATAAATAGTTAAAGGTTTATAAATAAAAATTTAGATTAAATAAACCTTTCAAATCTCTCTTTTCCCACATTACATATGGGACATGTCTCAGGAGGCTCCTCACGAGCACATAAATATCCACAAACTCTACATCTCCACACTGGAAAAGACAAAGAACTTAAATCTTCTTTTTCTGTATATTTTTCCAGGGATCGGCGTTCTAGAGGTCCGGGTCTTCTTTCAGGTATGGAACTTAGTTTTTTTTCACCATTAAGAATTTCTTTGGAGATATAAAGTCCACAGTAACATGCGCCAAACTCGTTCAGGTCTGGATCACGGTAATCACAGGGACAAATTATGTCCAAGTCTTCTTCTTTGATTCCAGACGCCAGGCGACAGGGACAGGCCCCATAACCATAACGTGACTGGTTAATGAGGATGCTTTCCAGGAGTTCCTTGGTGAACATCTCATCAGGGTTTAAATGATATCCCTTAGGCTCAGTTTCTTCTTTTAACTTTTTATAAAAAGCATTTACGTCTTCAACAGTGATATCAGTTGAATTCATCCCAATATCTCCCTTACTTTATCTTCATTAAATCCCACAATGGTTTCTTCATCATTTATCACCAGAGTAGGGAATGAAAGTTTGGGATTCCATTTTTCCACGTTCTCAATTGCTTCTTTTCTTTCATCACCGTGCAGTAGGTCCACGTAAATATAATCATATTCCACTCCTAAATCTTCCAGGAGCATTCGTGTCTTTTTGCACCAACCGCAAGTACTTAAGGCAAAAAGGACTGTTTTACCTTTGTTTTCACCATCAACGTGTTCCATTAACATTAGGTTTCCTCCTTAACCACACATTTTACAGTTTGTTTAATAGAGAAATAAATCATGTAAATATCCACATCTTATTCTTTTTTTTATGTTCAACTTTCTATTAATAAACTGGCACTGCAATCAAAGAAAGGAAAGGCTGATACCTTTACCGTTGTTAGATATTATCCCGTACCATTCTCAAAGCGCAGAACTCACCACACATGGTACACATATCACTTTCAGCCGTAGGCCTCCTTTCACGACATTTTCTTGCTTTTTCCGGGTCAAATGCTAGCTGGTACTGTTTTTCCCACTGGAAATCTTTCCGGGCATGGGCCATTTCCATTTCTTTATCCCAAGCACTTTTAAGACCATTGGCAACATCTGCAGCCTGTGCAGCTATTTTAGAAGCCACTACGCCCTCTTTAACGTCCTGTAATCCTGGTATAGACAGGTGTTCTGCAGGGGTGACGTAACACAGGAAATCCGCCCCGGAACGAGCTGCCAGTGCTCCCCCAATAGCGGAAGTTATGTGATCATAGCCTGGAGCCAGATCAGTTACTATTGGACCCAAAACATAGAATGGGGCCCCTTTACAGACTGTTTTCTGTATCTGCATGTTGGCTTCCACCTGATTCAGGGGTACGTGTCCGGGTCCTTCCACCATAACCTGCACATCTGCTTCCCGGGCACGTTTAACCAGGTCTCCCAGTATGAGGAGTTCCCCCATCTGGGGTATGTCGGAGGCATCGGCCAGACAACCGGGCCGGAGCCCATCACCCAGGGAGAGGGTGACATCGTGTTCCCGGGCAATCTCTAAGAGGTAATCATAATTTTTGTATAAAGGGTTTTCTTCCTGGTTGTGGAGTATCCAGGCAGTCAGGAAAGCTCCCCCACGGCTCACCACACCCATGATCCTTTCTGAATTTTTAACTTTTTCCACAGTGTCCAGAGTGATGCCACTGTGCACTGTCATGAAATCCACGCCCTCCCGGGCCTGTTCTTCTATAGCCCGGAACATGTCATCTTCATCCATGTTCACCACTGCTTTTTTCGCATCAGAAGCTGTGATCCCGGCCTGGTATATGGGTACTGTCCCCAGAGGAATGTCCGTGGCTTCCATTATCGCCTGCCGCACCTGGCGAAATTTAGGTCCAGTGGAGAGGTCCATCAATGCATCTGCACCGTATTCAGCGGCAATTTTAGCCTTTTTAACTTCTAACTGCACATTCTCCAGTTCCGGGGAAGAACCCAGGTTGGCGTTTATCTTGGTACGGAGTCCCTTACCCACACCACAGGGTTTGGTGTTCCGGTTCTTGTTGCTGGGAATCACCACATGACCTTTAGCAACTCTTCTGGTGAGTTTTTGAACGTCTATGCCTTCGTATTCTGCTACTTTTCGTATTTCATCTGTGGGCTGGCCCTGGCCAGCCTGATACAACTGAGTCACTTTTCATCCCTCGTTTCATATATTAGGAAGTAGGTCTTAAATTAATTATTATGATAGAAAAACTGCATGCTAAGGATATCATGATCCAAGAGGTGCATGTTACCTCCCCCACGGACCTGGTTGCTGCTGCCAAACTGAAGATGATGCGCTGCAATGTGGGGGGCCTGCCCGTAGTTGAAGAACAACATCTGGTAGGGATAATAACCCATCGAGACGTTTTACTTGCTGGAGGTGAATCTCTGGGTTTGAAGGTGGGTGATTTAATGAGCAAAGACCTTCAGGTTGTGGAAAAGGACACCCCAGTCATGGTTATCACCCGGATAATGGCAGATAAAGGTTTTCAAAGAATTCCAGTGGTGGAGGATGGCAATTTAGTGGGACTGATAACTCAGAGCTCACTTATCCGTGCACTGGCTGATTCCGGAGAAAGTTAGTTTCCTTGAAAGGGGTAATTATAAATCAGGAAATAGATTATTTTAAATTGTGCTTAAATTAAAGGATCAGGTATTTTAGCATCTTTTTTCTCCTTTATTCCCCCTATCTTTTCTATTCTAAGTTTAAGGAATTTTTCCCCCTCATTACTTGCTGCATAAATTGGTATTGAAGCCCCCACTGAAAATGCATTCTTCTCTGCAGCGAGATTTCTTATCTGGAGTGAAGCACACGCCGTGATCACATCAGCATGCTCAAACAAAACCTCCGCATCTTCGTAAGAAGTAGCCGTGGTGTGGACTGCAAAAATATAGATCTCCACGCCTTCCTGCTTGCTTTCAATTTCCCTGATTCTTTTGGCGTCATCTGCAGAAGCAATAGTCACGCCGATTTTAGTGTATCCCTCATCAATAGCTTTTAAAACACCCTTTACCTGATCAATTTCCGCATTTTCTGGATTTAATACTTTCTCCCGACCTACACTGTTGATTAATGCAGTTAGGGGGCTAGTACTGATAATTCCAGAAACTCTGCCCCCTATCCCCTGTGCCAGTTCTGGATCTTCGACTATCACCGTGCCACAACCTTCGCATACGATTATCGCACATTGGATGATTTCCTCATCCAGTAAAGTACCCAGTATCTCTGATATTCCAAAGGATAGAAAATCTGCCATTTTCAATTCTCTCTGGTTGGTACACATACCAAAATCATTGATACGGAACTCCATGTTTTCTTTAATTATTTGGGGAGTGATTTTTTCTATTCCCCGGTATTTATGGAACAGGGGACAGTAGTCAACTTGAGGTTCTTCCACTTCCACTACCTTACCATCCCTTATAATTACTTTTGCCTTTCCCAAAGCCTCCATTACATGCTCATCCATATTTAACACCTTTTTTGTTTTTTCCAAACCCCAGTTTCCTAGTGTATTCTTGTCTTAAAAGATGGACATAAATAAGTAATCAATGCCCCGTGGAGTTAATAGGACAGGTGAATTCAATAATAAAATCCGGGCCAGACCACTGCAATTTGTTATGGTGAATAAATTAATAGATTTGTAAAAAAGGTTAATAAAGGGCGGTTTCTATAGAAAACTTTAAATGAGATGAGAATGAACAGCATATAAGCCATGCCGGGGTGGCTCAGCTGGTTAGAGCGCGCGGCTCATAGGGTATTAAGCAAGTGCTCTGACTTTTTCCTGGGATACCGCGAGGTCGCGGGTTCGAATCCCGCCCCCGGCACTCATTTTTACTTTTATAAAACAAAATAGCGTTGAATATTACATTAAATCATATTGTAAACTGTTTTTTAATGTTTTTTAATCCATCCTACCAAAATATCCTAAAAAAAGAATAGACCCTATGGTCTAAGATTTACCCCGCTGTTCCTCTTCCGAACCCTTTAAACAATACAATTCATGTTTAAGCTGGAAGTTATCATGAGCCGGGCAGGTGGAACATATACATTCTGCGGGATCAACTTCACATTGGCTTTTACCTAAAAAACAAAATAAAGATTCACTATTTTCCGTCATACACTGATTATAAGTGGGACAACTACGGCATATGCAGATCCTCTTCTTTTGCATGTCAATTAATGAGTTTAACTGTTCTTCTGACATTTCTGACATTTTTTCCATGATTAGTTCAAATCTATCCAACTAAATCACCTGTTAGCCTAAAATCATATGATCTTTGGCTTTGATTTCTTTAATTATTTGTCATTCTTTCCGGAGAAGTACTTCATCCGGATAACATTGAAAGCAATCACTACCACCACAAAGGCGATTCGAATATAAGGGCTTACCGGGGCGAAAAGAGCAATTAATAAAATAGCCACTCCCACCAGACTGTGGGTTAAGAGATTTTTCCAGTCAGTAAGATAAGATTGCAATCCTTTAAATACACGATTCATGTTTTTCACATCCTAAATTCATTAAAACTACCATTATAACTTATAAATCTACTATTTACACACTTAAAGAGTGTGAAGACAATTCGCAGATTGAACCATTAAAAAGGTAAACCTAGTTTATATCTGATTATGATATATAAATTTTTGATATATCTTTCTAGAATATATAGGTATGGTTAAGGGTAAGTGCACCAAAAATATTAAAACAAACAATAGCAGACCCTTTAGATAATTAATGAATGGCTTATTTGGTGTATCCATGCCTGAAAACAACAATGAAAAAATTTATTGGGAAATATTAGACCGGCAAAAGGGAATCATCGGCAAAGAGGAACAGTTAGATATTTTAAACTCCTCAGTTACCGTTATCGGCTGTGGAGGAATAGGAGGGGCCACAACCGAGATGCTAGCCCGAATGGGAGTTGGAAAACTCAAAATAGTGGACAAAGATGTCTTTGAAATATCTAACATTAATCGACAGCTCATGAGCAACCTGAAAAGTATCGGTACACCCAAAACACAGGCAACTAAAGAAAGACTCCAATCCATCAATCCAAACATTGAAGTTGAAACCTTCAACACTGAATTAAATGAGAAAAATGTCACAGAAATTTTAACCGGAAGCCAGGTGGTGATTGATGCCCTGGACAATATTTTAACCCGGATAATCGTGGGGCGCAGTGCAGAAGCGCTCAACATACCATTCATACACGGAGCTATACACGGAACTATGGGCCAAATTACTGTTTTTAATAATTCAACTCCTTCATACGAAGAATTATTCAAATTACCTTCACAAGGGAAAGAATTAACTGAAAAAATCATTTCCCAGATCTCAAATCTTAGTAAAGAGGTTCCACCAGTCCTGGGACCGGTTCCCAACATCGTAGGCTGCCTGCAAGCCATGGAAGCCGTTAAACTAATTACCAGGAAAGGTACCCCTATAATGGCCCCCTGCGTGTTAATATTTGATTTAATGAAAGAAGAAGCTTTTTCAATAGTTAGATTTTAGATCATGTTAATTTTATATTGTTATTAGCAATTTAATATATTTTTATTGGCTAATTTATATGAATACTGCGGGTGGGATCTACCCGCAAACATTTATATACCAGTAAAAGGAAACATTCTTCCGGTGAAGATCACGGAGGTTACTAAATTGCAAGATAAAATAGGAAAAGTTATTGAAAATATTGAAAAATGCGGCACTAAATTTGTAAGGCTGCAATTCGTGGACATACACGGGACCCCCAAAAACATGGCCATTCCCCTGGTAAAACCAGACGACATGGAAGATATTATTAAAGACGGATTATTATTCGACGGTTCATCAGTGGAAGGATTCGTGGACATCAACGACAGTGACCTGGTTATTAAACCAGACCCTGACACATTCTCCTCCCTCCCCTGGAGGCCTGAAGAGAAAGGAGTCTGCAGGTTCATCTGTGACATCTACTGGCCCGATGGAACTCCCTTCGAAGGAGACCCCCGATACATACTAAGGAAAACCCTGAAAAAAGCCGAAAAAATGGGTTACGAATACAACGTGGGGCCGGAACCAGAGTTCTTCATAGTGGATGTGGATGAAGAAGGAAGAATTTATCCCCATGATGACGGTGTATACTTCGATGTGGAACCAGTAGACCAGGGAACTGACATGAGAAGAGAACTGGTCCTGGGATTGGAAGAACTGAACTTCGAAGTGGAAGTAAGCCACCACGAAGTCGGCCCTGGACAGCACGAAATCGACTTTAAATTCGACAACGCCCTAAAAACTGCAGATGCAGTAATCACCTTTAAACAGGCAATCAAAGCCATAGCGGACAATTTAGGCTCAATGGTCACCTTCATGCCCAAACCATTCTTCGGAGTGAATGGTAGCGGAATGCACTGCCACCAGAGCCTGTTCAAAGATGGTGAAAACGTGTTCTACGACCCGGACACCGAAAACCAGCTTTCCGAGGAAGCATTGTACTTCACCGGAGGATTACTCAAACACTCCAAAGCACTGTCCGCCATTGTGGCTCCTTCAGTTAACTCCTACAAACGACTGGTACCAGGATACGAAGCGCCAGTGTACATAGCCTACGGACTCCGTAACCGGTCCACCCTGGTCCGAATTCCAGCATCACGTGGTAATGGAACCCGTGTGGAATTCAGATGCCCGGACCCATCCTGTAACCCCTACCTGGCCTTCGCCGCCATGTTAGAAGCAGGTTTAGATGGTATGGAAAACCAGATCCACCCGGGAGAACCAACTGAAATCGATGTATTCAACTTAAGCACGGAAGAACTGGCACCCCTGGGTATTGATGTCCTGCCTTCCAGTCTATGGGAAGCATACCACGCCCTGGAAAAGGATTCAGTGATTAAAGCATCCCTAGGAGACCATGTCTATAACCAGTTCTATGCTTTAAAAAGAAAAGAATGGGATGACTACCGGATTCAGGTATTCCAGTACGAAGTTAACAAATACCTGCAGATCTAAGAATAACCTTCCTAGATCTATCCCCCTTTTTTTTCTTTTTTCCTTATTTCTCAAAGTCACTACCCACTGTTGTTCATCCGAATTTTTCCATAACTATTTAAAAGCAATCCCAATAAATTAGAAGTAACATTCCTGATTTAATAATTGGATTAAAACATATAGGATAAAAATGAAACTGGGATTCTTATAAAACGAAAATAAGATTTCCCTAACTAAATGATTAGAAAAGAAGGGTGAATCGATGCCACAGGAAACTGATCGTAAAATGATGGAAATCCTGAGGATCCTGGCAGACAGAAGCGAGGTCTTGGGCGCAAAAACCATAGCTGAAGAGCTTCGTAAAAAAGGATACGACCTTGGTGAAAGAGCAGTAAGATACCACATGCGTATTTTAGATGAAAAAGGGTTCACCGAGAGGATAGGATATGCTGGAAGGCGAATAACATCAGAAGGTATTAAAGAGCTCGAAAAAGGCCTTATCTACGATCAGGTGGATTTTATTTTCGCCAAATTTGAAGATATGATGTACCAGACCACCCTGAATCCCACTACCGGACAGGGAAAAGTGGTGGTTAACTCCTCCACTTTCCAGAATGATAAAGAGATAATGGGCATTATTACCAGTGTTTTTAGTAAGGGGATAGCAGTAAGCCCTTACGTCAAAATCACCCCCTCCAGTGAAACTGATGAAAGTAAGATAACCATGGAAACCATCTGTGGGACCACCATAGATGGTTTGCTGCTTAAAGCAGGTATTCCCGTTGTACCCCGATATGGAGGGTTGGTGGAAGTTAAAAATAACATACCCCAAACCTTCACCGAACTTATTGCTTATAAAAAGACCTCCATGACACCCTTAGAGGCCTTCACTGACCGTGAAATGACTTCTGTGCTGGAAGTTATTGAATCTGGAAGTGGAGATATTCCCGCTAACTTCAGACTGATACCGGCCACTGCCCGGGAAAAAGCCATTAAATTATTCGATGCTCTCCAAAAAATAGGAGTTTCCGGACTGTTGAAGATTGGTAAACCCGGGGAATCTATTCTCGGCATCCCCATAGATAAAGACATGGTGGGCATCGCCGTGATCGGGGGAATTTCACCCCTGTGTGCTGCCAAAGAAGCAGGTTATGACGTTAACATTAAAATGGCCGAAAATACAGTGGAATTCTCAGAAATGGAATCATTGACCACCCCCCAAAATATAATCAAAAAAAGTGGGGGTAAAACTGGCAAAAAGGTTAAATTCCTCCTTTCAAAGGCATGGAACCTTATAAACGAAGTAGACTTTGATCCAGAAACCCAACAGGGAAAAGTAATTGTAAACATTTCCTATCTAGAGGAGGAAAATCTGGAGGAAGGTCTCAAGGTATTCGACCAGGTTATGGCCTCTCGCCCGGAATACTGCTCCAGCAAATACTTCCAGATAGTTCCCGGACCCCAAGGAAAGAAGGGCCTGGCCACAGTGTGCAGCCTGACCATCGATGGAATACTCACCAAAAAGGGTATTGCCTCCACCCCCCAGTACGGAGGAATACTGGAAACTGAAGGTAAATCCCCCCGATTCATCGAACTCACTGCCTACAATGGATCATCCCTTGATCCCCACGAAATATACCTATCTAAGGGATTAACCTCAATAAATAAGTCTTTGAAAAAGGGAGGCCGAGTTTTAGCAAGTTTGAGGGAGATACCATACGTTGCCCGGCCGGAAACCCTTGACATCCTGGATGAAACCGAAGAATCTGGTTTTTCCATCTTAAAAGTAGGTAAACCCAGCGAACTGGTTTACAACGCGAAGGTAGACCGTTACCATGTGGGTATAGTCGCACCAGGGGGTTTGAATCCAATAGCCGCTATTAAAGAAGCAGGGATTTCTGTGGACGCCAAGGCCGTGGAAACTCTTATGGATATATCCGAGATGGAAGAGTTTTAGTTTTAAACTCTCCTGCTCTCTTATTTCTTCTGCTCTCTTATTTTTAAGTGATATTTTTAAGGTTATCCCGAAAAATTAAGGACATTTTACTGTTTTTGGTTTTAATCTGTTGTCTTTGGTTTTTTAATCAACAAAGCGTTTATCTGATTTTTTGTCCTTGGCTTCGTGGTGTTTGTCCTCAAACCAGCCTATGGACACGTCTTCACCTTCTTCTCGGTCAAAATGAGGAATGTAAGGTTTTATATCCAGAAGAGGTGTTCCATCCACCACGTCCACGTTACTGATATGTAGGGTGGTTCCTTCAATCTTTTCCAGGCGAACCACCGAAACGCCAATGGGATTCGGTCGTTTAGGAGCTCTTGTGGCGAATATTCCATGTTTTACCTTATCCAAAAAGGGTTTTACTTCCAAGGAATGGCCATTACAGAGATGGAAGTGATAGATGAGCAGAATGTGGGAAAACCCATCCAAATCTTTTAATCCAGATTCGTATTTTTTATCGATTTCTATCTGTCCCTTGACTCCCCGGGCACCAACCGGCTGTATAGGCATTCCGTGGAGTTCCTTGAAGGGAGAATGTATTATTCCAATGGGATTGTACTGTACTGGGTTCATTGTTCATCACCGTAATACTAAATAGTTGGAAATACCGAGATGTATCAGTTTACATTAAAAAATTATTTTAATCAACCACT encodes:
- a CDS encoding HPP family protein, which translates into the protein MIEKLHAKDIMIQEVHVTSPTDLVAAAKLKMMRCNVGGLPVVEEQHLVGIITHRDVLLAGGESLGLKVGDLMSKDLQVVEKDTPVMVITRIMADKGFQRIPVVEDGNLVGLITQSSLIRALADSGES
- a CDS encoding HesA/MoeB/ThiF family protein; the encoded protein is MPENNNEKIYWEILDRQKGIIGKEEQLDILNSSVTVIGCGGIGGATTEMLARMGVGKLKIVDKDVFEISNINRQLMSNLKSIGTPKTQATKERLQSINPNIEVETFNTELNEKNVTEILTGSQVVIDALDNILTRIIVGRSAEALNIPFIHGAIHGTMGQITVFNNSTPSYEELFKLPSQGKELTEKIISQISNLSKEVPPVLGPVPNIVGCLQAMEAVKLITRKGTPIMAPCVLIFDLMKEEAFSIVRF
- the glnA gene encoding type I glutamate--ammonia ligase, with translation MQDKIGKVIENIEKCGTKFVRLQFVDIHGTPKNMAIPLVKPDDMEDIIKDGLLFDGSSVEGFVDINDSDLVIKPDPDTFSSLPWRPEEKGVCRFICDIYWPDGTPFEGDPRYILRKTLKKAEKMGYEYNVGPEPEFFIVDVDEEGRIYPHDDGVYFDVEPVDQGTDMRRELVLGLEELNFEVEVSHHEVGPGQHEIDFKFDNALKTADAVITFKQAIKAIADNLGSMVTFMPKPFFGVNGSGMHCHQSLFKDGENVFYDPDTENQLSEEALYFTGGLLKHSKALSAIVAPSVNSYKRLVPGYEAPVYIAYGLRNRSTLVRIPASRGNGTRVEFRCPDPSCNPYLAFAAMLEAGLDGMENQIHPGEPTEIDVFNLSTEELAPLGIDVLPSSLWEAYHALEKDSVIKASLGDHVYNQFYALKRKEWDDYRIQVFQYEVNKYLQI
- a CDS encoding DUF128 domain-containing protein — protein: MPQETDRKMMEILRILADRSEVLGAKTIAEELRKKGYDLGERAVRYHMRILDEKGFTERIGYAGRRITSEGIKELEKGLIYDQVDFIFAKFEDMMYQTTLNPTTGQGKVVVNSSTFQNDKEIMGIITSVFSKGIAVSPYVKITPSSETDESKITMETICGTTIDGLLLKAGIPVVPRYGGLVEVKNNIPQTFTELIAYKKTSMTPLEAFTDREMTSVLEVIESGSGDIPANFRLIPATAREKAIKLFDALQKIGVSGLLKIGKPGESILGIPIDKDMVGIAVIGGISPLCAAKEAGYDVNIKMAENTVEFSEMESLTTPQNIIKKSGGKTGKKVKFLLSKAWNLINEVDFDPETQQGKVIVNISYLEEENLEEGLKVFDQVMASRPEYCSSKYFQIVPGPQGKKGLATVCSLTIDGILTKKGIASTPQYGGILETEGKSPRFIELTAYNGSSLDPHEIYLSKGLTSINKSLKKGGRVLASLREIPYVARPETLDILDETEESGFSILKVGKPSELVYNAKVDRYHVGIVAPGGLNPIAAIKEAGISVDAKAVETLMDISEMEEF
- a CDS encoding winged helix-turn-helix domain-containing protein, with amino-acid sequence MDYMFELYEQVKDDMKFFIASDVRAKILISLRSGSKNLADLRKEIHLSSSTILHGMNQLEQKNFIFRESGNYSLSQTGEVVANKLIDVMRSFYSLNLCEGLFLNHDISCIPPELFKDIGCLEKSFIVKSTSTNIMRPQEVFSEFLSKSRNFKQLTSVYNPSSIQTFLETLEKNGNVQLIMTEGILDKLVENVGEDKLGKWIKDGNLQLMKIDEDVKISLTTGDNFIAMGLFSTDGTYDLNIALISKGEEAISWGNRLFDHYMQKATPVKIGSEEIQDEIMVME
- the thiC gene encoding phosphomethylpyrimidine synthase yields the protein MTQLYQAGQGQPTDEIRKVAEYEGIDVQKLTRRVAKGHVVIPSNKNRNTKPCGVGKGLRTKINANLGSSPELENVQLEVKKAKIAAEYGADALMDLSTGPKFRQVRQAIMEATDIPLGTVPIYQAGITASDAKKAVVNMDEDDMFRAIEEQAREGVDFMTVHSGITLDTVEKVKNSERIMGVVSRGGAFLTAWILHNQEENPLYKNYDYLLEIAREHDVTLSLGDGLRPGCLADASDIPQMGELLILGDLVKRAREADVQVMVEGPGHVPLNQVEANMQIQKTVCKGAPFYVLGPIVTDLAPGYDHITSAIGGALAARSGADFLCYVTPAEHLSIPGLQDVKEGVVASKIAAQAADVANGLKSAWDKEMEMAHARKDFQWEKQYQLAFDPEKARKCRERRPTAESDMCTMCGEFCALRMVRDNI
- a CDS encoding glutaredoxin family protein; this translates as MLMEHVDGENKGKTVLFALSTCGWCKKTRMLLEDLGVEYDYIYVDLLHGDERKEAIENVEKWNPKLSFPTLVINDEETIVGFNEDKVREILG
- the tsaA gene encoding tRNA (N6-threonylcarbamoyladenosine(37)-N6)-methyltransferase TrmO: MNPVQYNPIGIIHSPFKELHGMPIQPVGARGVKGQIEIDKKYESGLKDLDGFSHILLIYHFHLCNGHSLEVKPFLDKVKHGIFATRAPKRPNPIGVSVVRLEKIEGTTLHISNVDVVDGTPLLDIKPYIPHFDREEGEDVSIGWFEDKHHEAKDKKSDKRFVD
- a CDS encoding methanogenesis marker 8 protein, with product MDEHVMEALGKAKVIIRDGKVVEVEEPQVDYCPLFHKYRGIEKITPQIIKENMEFRINDFGMCTNQRELKMADFLSFGISEILGTLLDEEIIQCAIIVCEGCGTVIVEDPELAQGIGGRVSGIISTSPLTALINSVGREKVLNPENAEIDQVKGVLKAIDEGYTKIGVTIASADDAKRIREIESKQEGVEIYIFAVHTTATSYEDAEVLFEHADVITACASLQIRNLAAEKNAFSVGASIPIYAASNEGEKFLKLRIEKIGGIKEKKDAKIPDPLI
- a CDS encoding DUF2769 domain-containing protein, whose translation is MDRFELIMEKMSEMSEEQLNSLIDMQKKRICICRSCPTYNQCMTENSESLFCFLGKSQCEVDPAECICSTCPAHDNFQLKHELYCLKGSEEEQRGKS
- a CDS encoding ferredoxin-thioredoxin reductase catalytic domain-containing protein — its product is MNSTDITVEDVNAFYKKLKEETEPKGYHLNPDEMFTKELLESILINQSRYGYGACPCRLASGIKEEDLDIICPCDYRDPDLNEFGACYCGLYISKEILNGEKKLSSIPERRPGPLERRSLEKYTEKEDLSSLSFPVWRCRVCGYLCAREEPPETCPICNVGKERFERFI